In Anaerolineales bacterium, the following proteins share a genomic window:
- the ftsZ gene encoding cell division protein FtsZ, translating to MDSTNKRYEEKQAEAFARIKVIGVGGGGSNAVNRMIDEGIQGVEFIVANTDAQALKIAKAPAHVRLGDKLTRGLGAGGNPEVGRKAAEESADELYKVLQGSDMVFVTAGMGGGTGTGAAPVVAQIAKESGALTIGVVTRPFTFEGGRRLSSAEEGIGKLKEHADTLIAIPNDRLLQIADKRASLQDAFRLADDVLHQGIQGISELITIPGLINLDFADVRAIMSEGGAALMAVGTGSGDERAKKAAEDAISSKLLDITIDGARGVLFNVTGGPNMTLFEVNQAAAIIRETAHPDVNMIFGAVIDPNMGDEIRITVIATGFERNSMPRRALERNTRENKRTQAEVFSRPLESVSVHADVQPGEAKSASLPPVSKDDLDIPTFLRNRR from the coding sequence ATGGACTCGACCAATAAGCGCTACGAAGAAAAACAAGCAGAAGCGTTCGCTCGCATCAAAGTGATCGGTGTGGGCGGGGGTGGATCGAACGCCGTCAATCGCATGATTGACGAAGGCATTCAGGGCGTTGAATTCATCGTCGCGAACACCGACGCGCAAGCCCTGAAGATCGCCAAAGCGCCCGCGCATGTACGGCTTGGCGATAAACTCACGCGCGGGTTAGGCGCCGGCGGCAACCCGGAAGTGGGACGCAAAGCCGCGGAAGAATCGGCAGACGAACTGTATAAGGTTCTGCAAGGATCGGATATGGTCTTCGTCACGGCGGGCATGGGCGGCGGCACCGGCACCGGCGCGGCTCCCGTCGTCGCGCAGATCGCAAAAGAAAGCGGCGCGCTCACCATCGGCGTTGTGACGCGTCCGTTCACGTTCGAAGGCGGGCGGCGTTTGTCATCCGCTGAAGAGGGAATCGGCAAACTCAAAGAACACGCGGATACGTTGATCGCGATCCCCAACGACCGTTTGCTACAGATCGCAGACAAGCGCGCCTCGTTACAAGACGCGTTCCGCCTCGCGGATGACGTTTTGCATCAAGGTATTCAAGGCATTTCCGAGTTGATCACCATCCCCGGTCTCATCAACCTCGATTTCGCCGACGTGCGCGCGATCATGTCCGAGGGCGGAGCCGCCCTCATGGCGGTCGGAACCGGGTCCGGCGACGAACGCGCGAAGAAAGCCGCCGAGGACGCGATCTCATCCAAACTGCTCGACATCACGATTGACGGCGCGCGCGGCGTGCTGTTCAACGTCACCGGCGGTCCGAACATGACGCTCTTCGAAGTCAACCAAGCCGCGGCGATCATCCGCGAAACGGCTCACCCCGACGTGAACATGATCTTCGGCGCGGTCATTGACCCGAACATGGGCGACGAGATCCGCATCACCGTCATCGCGACCGGCTTCGAACGCAACTCGATGCCGCGCCGCGCGCTCGAACGCAACACGCGCGAGAACAAACGGACTCAAGCGGAAGTGTTTTCACGCCCGCTCGAATCCGTTTCGGTTCACGCCGACGTTCAGCCGGGTGAGGCGAAGTCAGCCTCGCTCCCCCCTGTGAGCAAAGACGATCTCGACATCCCGACTTTTCTGCGGAATCGTCGTTAA
- the murB gene encoding UDP-N-acetylmuramate dehydrogenase, which translates to MAALVRPVNQLHAKFGDMVKENVPLAPLTSARIGGPADIFITVNTVTELARVVKFLWKNEMPFTMLGGGSNILVSDKGVREIVVLNRAKGVKFHVGDQPSVAAESGVVFSNLANRCASKGLAGIEWAAAVPGTIGGAVYGNAGAFGGDVAGNLIYAELLTENGREKFNVEQMGYGYRTSVMKRGEIKAIVLSAELSLKNSTKEDVTVKIQQFRAHRKTTQPPGASMGSMFKNPSGDYAGRLIEVSGLKGARIGNAEISPLHGNFFINHGATRAQDIRALIKLAQKTVKEKQGVELELEIEFVGEW; encoded by the coding sequence ATGGCAGCGCTTGTAAGACCCGTTAATCAATTGCACGCGAAATTCGGCGACATGGTGAAGGAGAATGTTCCGTTGGCGCCGCTTACTTCCGCGCGCATCGGCGGACCAGCGGATATTTTCATCACGGTGAATACCGTCACGGAATTGGCGCGTGTGGTGAAATTTTTATGGAAGAATGAAATGCCGTTCACGATGTTGGGCGGCGGCTCGAACATCCTCGTCAGCGATAAAGGCGTGCGCGAGATCGTCGTGTTGAACCGCGCAAAGGGAGTGAAATTCCACGTGGGCGACCAGCCGTCCGTCGCGGCTGAATCGGGAGTCGTGTTCAGCAATCTCGCCAACCGCTGCGCGTCGAAGGGACTGGCGGGAATCGAATGGGCGGCGGCTGTCCCCGGCACGATCGGCGGCGCGGTGTATGGCAATGCCGGCGCGTTCGGCGGTGATGTGGCTGGCAATTTGATTTATGCCGAATTGCTGACCGAAAACGGAAGAGAAAAATTTAACGTCGAGCAGATGGGCTATGGCTATCGCACCAGTGTGATGAAACGCGGCGAGATCAAAGCCATCGTCCTTTCGGCGGAGTTGAGTTTAAAAAATTCAACGAAGGAAGATGTGACTGTTAAGATCCAGCAATTTCGGGCGCACCGCAAGACAACCCAGCCGCCCGGCGCGAGCATGGGTTCGATGTTCAAGAATCCGAGCGGCGATTATGCGGGACGTTTGATCGAAGTCTCGGGTTTGAAAGGCGCGCGCATCGGTAACGCCGAGATCAGCCCGTTGCATGGAAATTTCTTCATCAATCACGGCGCGACCCGCGCGCAAGATATCCGCGCGTTGATCAAACTGGCGCAGAAGACGGTGAAGGAGAAGCAAGGCGTCGAGTTGGAGTTGGAGATCGAGTTTGTTGGAGAGTGGTAA
- a CDS encoding GNAT family N-acetyltransferase: MQKIFEAKHDNFTISDDPARLDLNAIVDFLSRAYWAKGRPREQTERALANSLVFGLYDRDKQIGLARVVTDYAIFAYLCDVFIHEDYRSHGLGKWLIETVHAHPDLQGLRRWTLATRDAHGLYQQFGWEALGNPERWMEIFRPFSGEGGE, from the coding sequence ATGCAAAAAATATTCGAAGCGAAACACGATAACTTCACCATCAGCGACGATCCCGCGCGGCTCGACCTCAACGCCATCGTAGATTTCCTCTCCCGCGCCTACTGGGCAAAGGGACGCCCGCGCGAACAAACGGAGCGGGCGCTTGCAAATTCACTCGTATTTGGACTTTATGACAGGGATAAACAGATCGGTCTCGCGCGCGTGGTTACTGACTATGCGATCTTCGCCTACCTATGCGATGTGTTCATTCACGAGGACTATCGCTCACACGGGCTTGGCAAATGGCTGATCGAAACCGTCCACGCTCACCCCGACTTGCAAGGACTCCGCCGCTGGACGCTGGCAACACGCGACGCGCACGGTCTTTATCAACAATTCGGCTGGGAGGCGCTGGGCAACCCCGAACGATGGATGGAAATTTTTCGTCCGTTTTCCGGTGAAGGCGGAGAGTGA
- a CDS encoding CvpA family protein, whose translation MMSIVVVFWMYVFLFAIIGGMRGWAKELLVTFSAILALAISHVLRRYVPLVSGMDDKDINLFWARIIILGVLVYFGYQTVVSVQHLASRAVRERVQDTLIGVLLGGINGYFISGSVLYYLNVAGYPFPKLMSPPAEAGLINTVNQMMLYMPPALFGDPYIYFAIIIAFVFVIVVYI comes from the coding sequence ATGATGAGTATAGTCGTTGTCTTCTGGATGTATGTTTTCCTGTTCGCCATCATCGGCGGGATGCGCGGCTGGGCAAAGGAATTGTTAGTCACGTTCAGCGCGATCCTTGCATTGGCGATCAGCCACGTTCTGCGCCGGTATGTCCCTTTGGTCTCTGGCATGGATGATAAAGATATCAATCTGTTCTGGGCGCGCATTATCATCCTCGGCGTTCTCGTCTACTTCGGCTATCAGACCGTCGTCAGCGTACAGCACCTCGCTTCGCGCGCCGTACGCGAGCGCGTGCAGGACACATTGATCGGCGTGTTGTTGGGCGGCATCAACGGATATTTCATCTCGGGCAGTGTGCTGTATTACCTGAATGTGGCTGGATACCCATTTCCGAAGTTGATGTCGCCCCCGGCAGAAGCTGGGCTGATCAATACGGTCAACCAGATGATGCTGTATATGCCTCCCGCTTTGTTTGGCGATCCCTATATCTACTTTGCTATCATCATCGCCTTTGTGTTCGTGATCGTTGTGTACATCTAA
- a CDS encoding FtsQ-type POTRA domain-containing protein, whose translation MSERKEITRAEQVRLRREQERAKEMQRAMKQATKPLPPARTKPEKAKKVSAPKPASGKRRFQIALPEAPRINFRAIHMPAIPRPRFGWRMISSLLVVLCGAAIYLAFTRPELRVTEAQVTGNQILSPAEVNSTIGVAGQPIFTLIPSDLETRLRLNYPEVASVHVSASLPNLLTVHVIERKPVIRWEQGGEYTWIAEDGVALRPRGEMIGLISVSAESAPPVIGSGTDPLTPTPFISVEMVEALKGLGWHVPPGAVILYNEEFGFGWNDPRGWRAYFGTTASDVELKMRVYEQMVSSLTQRGIRPALINVTYPTAPYYRMNQ comes from the coding sequence ATGAGCGAACGAAAAGAAATCACACGCGCCGAACAAGTCCGTTTGCGCCGCGAGCAGGAGCGCGCCAAAGAAATGCAACGGGCGATGAAGCAAGCTACGAAGCCGCTTCCGCCCGCGCGCACTAAACCTGAAAAGGCGAAGAAAGTCAGCGCGCCGAAACCCGCGAGCGGCAAACGGCGTTTCCAGATCGCGTTGCCGGAGGCGCCGCGCATCAACTTCCGCGCGATCCACATGCCGGCGATTCCGCGTCCGCGTTTTGGCTGGCGGATGATCTCGTCGCTCCTCGTTGTGTTGTGCGGCGCGGCGATCTATCTCGCGTTCACCCGTCCCGAATTGCGCGTGACCGAAGCGCAAGTGACCGGCAACCAAATCCTCTCACCTGCCGAAGTCAATTCGACGATCGGCGTTGCGGGACAGCCCATCTTTACGCTGATCCCCTCGGATTTGGAAACACGCCTCCGCCTCAACTACCCCGAAGTTGCCTCTGTCCATGTGAGCGCTTCACTCCCTAACCTGCTGACCGTGCATGTCATCGAGCGGAAGCCGGTCATCCGCTGGGAGCAGGGAGGCGAATACACGTGGATCGCGGAGGATGGAGTCGCGCTCCGTCCGCGCGGCGAAATGATTGGACTCATCTCCGTGTCGGCTGAGTCAGCCCCACCCGTGATTGGAAGCGGGACCGATCCCCTAACGCCGACTCCGTTTATTTCGGTCGAGATGGTCGAAGCGTTGAAAGGACTCGGCTGGCACGTCCCGCCGGGCGCGGTGATTTTGTATAACGAGGAGTTCGGTTTTGGTTGGAACGACCCGCGCGGCTGGCGCGCCTATTTCGGCACAACCGCCAGCGACGTGGAGTTGAAGATGCGCGTGTATGAACAGATGGTGAGTTCGCTGACGCAACGCGGCATCCGCCCGGCGTTGATCAACGTGACGTACCCGACCGCGCCGTATTATCGGATGAATCAATGA
- the murC gene encoding UDP-N-acetylmuramate--L-alanine ligase yields the protein MTHVHFIGIGGSGLSAIARLLLESGYKVSGSDRALTPFADEVRKAGATVYVGHHARNLSGADWVVRSSAIGDDNPEVRAAMRADIPVYKRADFLGELMSDKTGIAIAGTHGKTTTTAMTAWVLSQLKRDPSFIIGGMAKNFGVNAHAGKGNLFVIEADEYDNMFLGLKPQIEVVTSLEHDHPDFFPNFEAMYQSFETFTNLLPPDGTLIVCAEDPGAAALIPHARKTGRNVVGYGVQGEATMNTPLWVIARDIKPNQRGGFDFIASSNLKNTGLNSAEVSLQVPGEHNVRNALAALTVVDVLGLSRDKAAKALAKFSGTSRRFELRGEADGISIFDDYAHHPTEIKATLAGARARYPERRIWAVWQPHTYSRTHTLYLEFSRAFKDADEVIVTEVYAAREPKQNFTSAEIVSGMPHHSARFIETLNDVTKYLLENLKPGDVLIVLSAGDADKICVDVLKGLKERNSPS from the coding sequence ATGACACATGTCCATTTCATCGGCATTGGGGGCAGCGGACTTTCCGCCATCGCTCGCCTCCTCTTGGAAAGCGGGTACAAGGTGAGTGGTTCTGACCGCGCGCTGACACCGTTCGCCGACGAAGTGCGCAAAGCCGGCGCAACCGTGTACGTAGGTCACCATGCGCGCAACCTTTCGGGAGCCGATTGGGTGGTGCGGTCCTCCGCCATCGGCGACGACAACCCGGAGGTCCGCGCGGCGATGCGTGCGGATATCCCGGTCTACAAGCGCGCGGATTTCCTCGGCGAATTGATGTCCGACAAGACCGGTATCGCTATCGCCGGCACACATGGGAAAACGACCACTACCGCGATGACCGCTTGGGTATTGAGCCAACTCAAGCGAGACCCCTCGTTCATCATTGGCGGCATGGCGAAAAATTTCGGCGTGAACGCGCACGCGGGCAAGGGCAATTTGTTCGTGATCGAAGCCGACGAGTACGACAATATGTTCCTCGGGCTGAAACCGCAGATCGAAGTGGTGACCAGCCTTGAACACGATCATCCTGATTTTTTCCCGAACTTCGAAGCGATGTATCAGTCTTTTGAAACGTTTACGAATTTGCTTCCGCCGGACGGCACGCTGATCGTCTGTGCCGAAGACCCCGGCGCGGCGGCGTTGATCCCTCATGCGCGCAAGACCGGACGGAATGTCGTCGGTTACGGCGTGCAAGGCGAAGCGACGATGAATACGCCGTTGTGGGTGATCGCCCGAGATATCAAGCCGAACCAGCGCGGCGGATTCGATTTCATTGCTTCTTCGAACTTGAAGAACACCGGGCTTAATTCGGCGGAAGTGTCGTTGCAAGTTCCGGGCGAGCATAACGTACGCAACGCGCTGGCGGCGCTGACGGTCGTGGATGTGCTGGGTCTTTCGCGCGATAAAGCCGCGAAAGCGCTGGCGAAGTTTTCCGGCACAAGCCGCCGCTTCGAACTGCGCGGCGAGGCGGATGGGATCAGCATCTTCGACGATTATGCCCATCATCCCACCGAGATCAAAGCCACGCTGGCTGGCGCGCGCGCGCGCTACCCCGAACGACGTATCTGGGCGGTGTGGCAGCCGCACACGTATTCTCGCACACATACGTTGTATCTCGAGTTTTCACGCGCCTTTAAAGATGCGGATGAAGTGATCGTCACCGAAGTCTACGCGGCGCGTGAACCAAAACAGAATTTCACGTCAGCGGAGATCGTCAGCGGGATGCCGCATCACTCGGCGCGGTTCATCGAAACGCTAAACGACGTAACGAAATACCTACTCGAAAACCTGAAACCCGGCGATGTTCTCATTGTGCTTTCCGCTGGTGATGCGGACAAAATCTGTGTAGATGTTCTGAAAGGTTTAAAGGAAAGGAACTCACCATCATGA
- the ftsA gene encoding cell division protein FtsA — MEEIVVGIDVGTTKICTLVGRVEDDKSIRILGVGIEPSDGIRKGIIVDLGAATQAITRSVKKAESTSGLEITSALVSIAGAHVSSVNSRGAIAVNGNVIEQFDVDHAMEQARAVAIPHDREIIHVIQRGFSVDGQDGIRNPKGMHGYRLEVETHIITASAATVDNLRHCVGAGGVKIQEFVLNPLASGEAVLTEQERQMGVAVCDIGGGTADLAIYVNGDVWHTMVLAVGGNHITQDVAHGLHLPLAQAEEVKKQQGHAVRGEVGSEEYFSVRPFGEDRPVQINRQELAEIIEARVAEIFSLILQEIKRSGYDGLLPAGMVLTGGTSALPGIKRVASEVLGMPVRTAQPENLSGLVDRLKSPAYSTGVGLLQWVVSMQDEDISAGRNRRRKGEARMDLGFIKKIVGRILP; from the coding sequence ATGGAAGAAATCGTAGTTGGCATTGACGTAGGCACGACAAAGATCTGCACCCTCGTGGGACGCGTGGAGGATGATAAATCCATCCGCATCCTTGGTGTGGGCATCGAACCTTCGGACGGAATCCGCAAGGGCATCATCGTTGATCTCGGCGCGGCGACGCAAGCCATCACGCGTTCGGTGAAGAAAGCCGAATCCACTTCGGGGTTGGAGATCACCTCCGCGTTGGTGAGCATTGCCGGCGCGCACGTTTCGTCGGTGAACAGCCGCGGCGCGATCGCCGTGAACGGAAATGTGATCGAGCAGTTCGATGTGGATCATGCGATGGAACAGGCGCGCGCGGTCGCCATTCCGCATGACCGGGAGATTATTCACGTCATCCAACGCGGCTTTTCTGTGGATGGGCAAGACGGCATCCGCAACCCGAAAGGGATGCACGGTTATCGGCTCGAAGTGGAGACTCACATCATCACCGCTTCCGCCGCGACGGTGGACAATCTACGTCACTGCGTGGGCGCGGGCGGCGTGAAGATTCAGGAATTTGTGTTGAACCCGCTTGCCTCCGGTGAAGCGGTGTTGACCGAGCAGGAACGTCAGATGGGCGTGGCGGTTTGTGACATCGGCGGCGGCACAGCGGATTTAGCGATCTACGTCAACGGCGATGTGTGGCACACGATGGTGCTGGCTGTCGGCGGGAATCACATCACGCAGGATGTGGCGCATGGGTTGCATCTTCCGCTCGCGCAAGCGGAAGAAGTGAAGAAACAGCAAGGTCATGCCGTGCGCGGCGAGGTCGGTTCGGAGGAATATTTCTCCGTGCGCCCGTTCGGCGAGGACCGCCCGGTGCAGATCAACCGGCAAGAACTGGCGGAGATCATCGAAGCGCGCGTGGCGGAAATCTTCTCGTTGATCTTGCAGGAGATCAAACGCTCCGGTTACGACGGTCTCTTGCCAGCCGGTATGGTGTTGACCGGCGGCACGTCCGCATTGCCCGGCATCAAACGCGTGGCAAGTGAAGTGTTGGGCATGCCCGTCCGCACGGCGCAGCCGGAGAATCTCTCCGGTCTCGTGGATCGGTTGAAATCACCGGCATATTCCACCGGTGTCGGTTTGTTGCAGTGGGTTGTCTCGATGCAGGATGAAGATATAAGCGCCGGACGAAACCGCCGCAGGAAAGGAGAAGCGCGTATGGATTTAGGGTTTATCAAGAAAATCGTCGGCAGGATTTTGCCGTAG
- a CDS encoding D-alanine--D-alanine ligase family protein, which translates to MTNKLRVAVIFGGRSGEHDVSLMSARSVLSVLDPAKYEVTQIGITREGAWLTGEDVIGSFENGKLDGLEHFVLSPDPSDSMHDVDVFFPVLHGTFGEDGTIQGLFEMADAAYVGAGVVGSAVGMDKGVFKEVMRANNIPVVESVIAMRGDIEKNMQTVIEKAEKVGAYPLFAKPANLGSSVGVTKCHNRSDLQEGLMEAAQFDRRVLIERGVTNAREIEVSVLGNDEPVASVCGEVLPSREFYSYESKYIDGTSGLEIPAKLPKDVTEQIREYAVRAYQLIDCAGMARVDFFVEKDTNKIYLNELNTIPGFTKISMYPKLWEASGLPYAKLVDRLIELAMQRKAERDRTSHIYRSHA; encoded by the coding sequence ATGACAAACAAACTTCGAGTGGCAGTGATCTTCGGTGGACGCTCCGGCGAACATGACGTTTCGCTGATGTCTGCGCGCTCGGTGTTGTCTGTGCTGGACCCCGCCAAATATGAAGTGACTCAAATTGGAATTACCCGCGAAGGCGCATGGCTAACTGGCGAGGATGTGATCGGCAGTTTCGAAAATGGCAAACTCGATGGGCTTGAGCATTTCGTCCTTTCGCCCGACCCATCCGATTCAATGCATGATGTTGATGTCTTCTTCCCCGTCCTCCACGGCACCTTTGGCGAAGACGGAACGATTCAAGGTTTGTTCGAAATGGCAGACGCGGCGTATGTTGGCGCGGGCGTGGTCGGTTCAGCGGTCGGCATGGACAAAGGCGTCTTCAAAGAAGTGATGCGCGCGAACAATATCCCGGTGGTCGAGTCGGTAATCGCCATGCGCGGCGATATTGAAAAGAACATGCAAACTGTGATCGAAAAGGCTGAGAAGGTCGGCGCGTATCCCTTGTTCGCCAAACCTGCGAATTTGGGTTCATCCGTCGGCGTGACGAAATGCCACAACCGCTCTGATCTGCAGGAAGGACTGATGGAAGCCGCACAGTTTGACCGACGCGTACTCATCGAACGCGGCGTAACCAATGCGCGTGAGATCGAGGTCAGTGTATTGGGCAATGACGAACCGGTCGCTTCGGTGTGCGGCGAAGTTTTGCCAAGCCGCGAGTTTTATTCGTACGAATCGAAATACATTGACGGCACATCGGGTTTGGAAATTCCCGCCAAGTTGCCGAAGGATGTGACGGAACAGATTCGTGAATACGCAGTCCGCGCGTATCAACTGATCGATTGCGCCGGCATGGCGAGAGTTGACTTCTTTGTTGAAAAGGACACTAACAAAATCTACCTCAACGAGCTGAACACGATCCCCGGCTTCACCAAGATCAGCATGTATCCCAAATTATGGGAAGCCAGTGGGTTGCCCTACGCCAAACTCGTTGACCGTTTGATCGAACTGGCAATGCAACGCAAAGCAGAGCGAGACCGCACCTCGCACATTTATCGGAGCCACGCATGA